One Panicum virgatum strain AP13 chromosome 9K, P.virgatum_v5, whole genome shotgun sequence genomic region harbors:
- the LOC120648513 gene encoding uncharacterized protein LOC120648513, giving the protein MATPSGSAVRPTYVPRPAHLYSAAPGSSLFPSMDPYDAGSSSLRRPIHDLEYRQVGGTDDDEEIQEVDDLAQMEWVNTFFSSAPTQEVVGTSQLGGAPLAMQDYSQVEQTPVPEQGHRSTRQTIPPEPLTYSQHHTRAGQAAERRGRRRGGKRGRI; this is encoded by the exons ATGGCGACACCTTCGGGTTCTGCAGTTCGGCCCACGTACGTGCCGCGACCGGCACATTTGTACTCGGCAG CGCCCGGCTCGTCGCTGTTTCCGTCGATGGATCCCTACGACGCTGGATCTTCGTCTCTTCGTCGTCCAATACACGATTTAG AGTACCGGCAGGTGGGAGGGACAGACGACGATGAGGAGATTCAGGAGGTGGACGACCTCGCGCAGATGGAGTGGGTGAACACGTTCTTCTCTTCTGCACCGACGCAGGAGGTCGTCGGCACTTCACAGCTGGGGGGTGCCCCACTCGCGATGCAGGACTACAGTCAGGTGGAGCAGACGCCTGTTCCTGAGCAGGGTCATCGGTCCACTCGCCAGACCATCCCACCGGAGCCACTGACGTACTCGCAGCACCACACTAGGGCGGGCCAGGCTGCAGAGCGACGtggcaggaggagagggggcaagCGTGGACGCATCTAG